One Papaver somniferum cultivar HN1 unplaced genomic scaffold, ASM357369v1 unplaced-scaffold_76, whole genome shotgun sequence genomic window carries:
- the LOC113344446 gene encoding flavonol synthase/flavanone 3-hydroxylase-like yields MDAKGVLSAASQEQTAPLKYVQDLAINEELPQRYIQKDVNVNEKQVTADVSLSVPTIDVSRLTANASIEEKEEEMEKLKSASISWGMFQAVGHAIPKSLLDDIYNISKQFFDLPLEEKQKYASSKVDEVFDLQGFGSDSIKETNADQILDWSDYLNLVNEPIADRNLQYWPGDDSLLNFRSTLDEYSVQTRSLFEIIIKSMAKSLGLEENAFFDQLGDPQIVYTTFNFYPPCPRPDLVYGLKAHTDGGAITILLPDPEVRGLQVQKNDQWVSVPCVPGALLVNIGDSLQVMSNGIFKSPWHRAVTNSERTRISLGNFYFPHHDQEIEPVASLINDSNPRKYDKVKMKDFLAVYYKNYSEGKPGYDWTSL; encoded by the exons ATGGATGCCAAGGGGGTCCTATCAGCTGCATCGCAAGAACAGACAGCACCGTTGAAGTACGTCCAAGACCTAGCAATCAATGAAGAACTACCACAAAGATATATCCAGAAAGATGTTAATGTTAATGAAAAGCAGGTAACTGCAGATGTTTCTTTATCAGTTCCGACAATTGATGTTAGTCGTTTAACAGCTAATGCATCCatcgaagagaaagaagaagagatggagaagctAAAATCTGCTTCGATTTCATGGGGAATGTTTCAG GCAGTAGGGCATGCTATTCCGAAAAGTCTACTCGATGATATCTATAATATTTCCAAGCAGTTCTTTGATCTTCCTTTAGAAGAGAAGCAAAAGTACGCGTCATCCAAAGTGGACGAGGTATTTGACTTGCAGGGATTTGGGAGCGATTCCATTAAAGAAACTAATGCAGATCAGATTCTTGACTGGTCCGACTATCTAAACCTCGTAAACGAACCAATAGCAGACCGTAACCTCCAGTACTGGCCTGGTGATGATTCTCTATTGAATTTCAG GAGCACATTGGATGAATACAGCGTTCAAACGAGATCACTGTTTGAAATCATTATAAAGTCCATGGCCAAATCACTAGGATTAGAGGAGAATGCCTTCTTCGACCAGCTGGGTGATCCACAAATAGTGTATACAACGTTTAACTTCTATCCTCCTTGTCCTAGACCAGATCTTGTTTACGGCTTAAAAGCTCATACAGATGGTGGAGCAATAACTATTCTTCTGCCAGACCCTGAAGTACGAGGTCTTCAAGTTCAGAAAAATGATCAATGGGTTAGTGTTCCATGTGTGCCTGGAGCTCTTCTTGTCAACATTGGAGATTCATTGCAGGTAATGAGTAATGGAATATTCAAGAGCCCGTGGCACAGGGCAGTAACAAATTCAGAACGGACCCGAATTTCTTTGGGTAATTTTTATTTCCCACATCACGATCAAGAAATCGAACCTGTCGCTTCGTTAATCAACGACAGTAATCCTAGAAAGTATGACAAGGTGAAGATGAAAGATTTTCTTGCAGTTTACTACAAAAATTATTCGGAAGGAAAGCCTGGGTATGACTGGACCAGCCTCTAA